One genomic segment of Anaerolineae bacterium includes these proteins:
- the glnD gene encoding [protein-PII] uridylyltransferase: protein MKKFKLASKNLQQKRESLISSFLKGKEPSFLKQHSRILDEYFCEGYETSLISPKTGAIKNPCAIIAVGGYGRQEQCIHSDIDLIFLFNKEIPDKADNLIREVLYPLWDIGLDIGYAARSLKECASLAKKDIEVLTSLLDARFICGISSLYSELMELVRKKILLKQSKKIISALIENNRKRHQRFGDSTYLLEPNLKEGCGGLRDYHTMLWIAKIKSDIKQPRDLEYYGYLSHEEYNGLIKALSFIWHVRNRLQHLAGRKCDHLYFEYQIKLAKDLNFKKENGQEPVERFLGELHCRMELLKEQLLMFLYEQSHTKRSRLTTKSTKQVKVNGLSIIRNRLNFRTPEDILSFPGLMIKIFEESARLNIPLGAEAKRLVKDFAYLINDDFRSSVSAVKSFQRILVTYAPTLNVLNEMLSTGFLVRFIPEIKGIVNRFQYDEYHLYPVDKHMLRTVQTIKNFGTSKDTSNDPLYGKLYKQITGKKLMLWAALLHDVGKREPGAGHSHRGALIVRSILTAKHLKPEDIETVVFLVENHLFLIKTATRRDINDEQTAINCARNIKDLKHLKMLYLLTVADSISTGPKAWSSWTSALLKNLFLEVHRILEKGELATEEAIELIKKKKNELFVLTSKLLLPCQDLEALFNVMSPRYLLYTPAQDMLEHIRLYKSLGKADFVWNVIKAHDSNTRTVTICAKDRPGLFSKIAGIFTLNSLDILDTQAYTWKNNIALDIFKVKPPLDQIFEDEKWIKAKKNLESALSGKLNLEEALDKKISSCRASKPHNLARPHRINVDNKSSSFFTIIEVFTYDFPGLLFKITNTLYRCGLDIRVAKIATKVDQVVDIFYVRDFEGQKIDSVDQISGIKAAIEKVLVKT, encoded by the coding sequence ATGAAAAAATTCAAACTTGCTTCAAAAAACCTTCAACAAAAACGGGAAAGTTTAATTTCAAGCTTTTTAAAGGGTAAAGAACCCTCTTTTCTTAAGCAGCATAGCAGAATTTTAGATGAATATTTTTGTGAAGGTTATGAAACAAGCTTAATCAGCCCAAAAACAGGGGCCATTAAAAATCCTTGCGCAATTATCGCTGTTGGCGGTTATGGCAGGCAGGAACAATGCATCCATTCAGACATAGACCTTATTTTCCTTTTTAACAAAGAGATCCCGGACAAAGCTGATAATCTTATCAGAGAGGTTCTCTACCCTCTATGGGATATCGGCCTTGATATCGGTTATGCTGCCAGATCGCTGAAGGAATGTGCAAGCCTGGCAAAAAAAGATATTGAGGTGCTGACCTCTCTTCTGGATGCCCGTTTTATATGCGGAATCTCTTCTTTGTATTCCGAGCTTATGGAACTGGTCCGTAAAAAAATACTGTTAAAACAATCCAAAAAAATAATCAGCGCGCTTATCGAAAACAACAGAAAGCGTCACCAACGCTTCGGAGACTCTACATATCTTCTTGAACCAAACCTAAAGGAGGGGTGCGGAGGGCTGAGAGATTATCATACAATGCTGTGGATCGCCAAAATCAAATCAGATATTAAGCAGCCCAGAGATCTTGAGTATTATGGTTACCTGTCCCATGAGGAATATAACGGTTTAATAAAGGCACTTTCATTTATATGGCATGTTAGAAACCGTTTGCAACACCTGGCCGGCAGAAAATGCGATCACCTGTATTTTGAATACCAGATAAAACTGGCCAAAGACCTTAATTTTAAAAAGGAAAATGGACAGGAGCCGGTAGAAAGATTTTTAGGTGAACTCCACTGCCGGATGGAACTGTTAAAAGAACAGCTTTTGATGTTTCTTTATGAACAGAGCCATACAAAAAGATCAAGGCTTACAACAAAATCAACAAAACAGGTTAAAGTAAATGGGCTGAGTATTATCAGGAACAGATTAAACTTTAGAACTCCGGAGGATATTCTGAGCTTTCCCGGTTTGATGATAAAGATATTTGAGGAAAGCGCGCGCCTGAATATACCGCTTGGCGCAGAGGCTAAACGACTTGTAAAGGATTTTGCATATCTGATTAATGACGACTTCAGATCTTCAGTTTCTGCCGTAAAATCATTTCAAAGGATTTTAGTAACTTATGCTCCAACACTTAATGTTCTAAATGAAATGTTGAGCACCGGTTTTCTTGTGCGGTTTATACCTGAAATCAAAGGGATAGTTAATCGTTTTCAGTATGATGAGTATCATCTGTATCCTGTAGATAAACACATGCTGCGCACGGTTCAGACAATAAAAAATTTCGGCACATCAAAGGACACCTCCAATGACCCATTATACGGCAAGCTGTATAAACAGATAACCGGAAAAAAGTTAATGCTGTGGGCAGCTCTTCTTCATGATGTCGGAAAAAGGGAACCTGGCGCCGGTCATTCGCATAGAGGCGCTCTAATCGTCCGGTCTATACTAACCGCAAAACATTTAAAGCCCGAGGATATTGAAACAGTTGTATTTTTAGTGGAAAACCATCTCTTTCTGATCAAAACCGCAACCAGAAGAGATATTAATGATGAGCAAACCGCAATTAACTGCGCCAGAAATATTAAGGATTTAAAACATCTCAAAATGCTCTACCTTCTGACAGTTGCCGACTCTATCTCAACCGGGCCAAAGGCATGGTCGAGCTGGACTTCGGCGCTTTTAAAAAATCTTTTTCTTGAAGTCCATCGCATCCTGGAAAAAGGTGAACTGGCAACAGAAGAGGCAATCGAACTTATTAAAAAGAAAAAAAATGAGCTTTTTGTTTTAACATCTAAACTGCTGCTGCCTTGCCAGGATCTGGAGGCGCTGTTTAATGTGATGTCGCCAAGATACCTTTTGTATACACCGGCGCAGGATATGCTGGAACATATCAGGCTTTACAAAAGTCTGGGAAAAGCCGATTTTGTCTGGAATGTAATCAAAGCTCATGATTCAAATACCAGGACTGTCACAATCTGTGCTAAAGACCGTCCCGGACTTTTTTCCAAGATCGCGGGAATTTTCACCTTAAACAGCCTCGATATTTTAGACACTCAGGCATACACATGGAAAAACAATATCGCTCTTGATATTTTTAAGGTAAAGCCTCCGCTTGATCAGATTTTTGAAGATGAAAAGTGGATAAAAGCAAAGAAAAACCTTGAATCAGCCCTGTCAGGGAAGTTGAATCTCGAGGAAGCTCTTGATAAAAAAATATCTTCCTGTAGAGCCTCAAAACCGCATAATCTGGCAAGACCGCATCGAATCAATGTGGATAATAAAAGTTCCAGTTTTTTTACCATTATTGAGGTGTTTACCTATGATTTCCCAGGACTTCTATTTAAGATTACAAATACTCTTTACAGGTGCGGGCTTGATATCCGGGTTGCAAAAATCGCAACCAAGGTCGATCAGGTAGTTGATATCTTTTATGTCAGGGATTTTGAGGGGCAAAAGATAGACTCTGTTGATCAGATAAGTGGAATAAAAGCCGCTATTGAAAAGGTGTTAGTAAAAACATAA
- a CDS encoding prephenate dehydrogenase/arogenate dehydrogenase family protein has translation MSNITIGIIGGTGNMGRWFKDFFSRAGHSVLISGRKTPLSPLELAKKSDVVVLSVPINVAIRLSEEIGPILSHDQVLMDLCSLKETVLKSMLRFTRAQVIGIHPLFGPFTDSIKGQNIIVCPGRGIKWLKWLEDELREGGGVVTRMDPVTHDRNMAVVQGLTHLLTVCMGRTLQKMNMPPDEVILYSTPVFRLKINLIGRLFSQDPALYASLIGENRHVEDVLATFMSVMDEAKESLLSGRKSEAIAYLNDIRSFLGGFCQDGLDESNKTLNTLYSK, from the coding sequence ATGAGCAATATTACTATAGGCATAATCGGCGGGACCGGTAATATGGGTCGTTGGTTCAAGGATTTTTTTTCAAGGGCAGGGCATAGTGTTTTGATTTCAGGAAGAAAAACGCCGCTTTCACCCCTGGAATTAGCAAAAAAGAGTGACGTTGTTGTCCTGAGTGTGCCCATTAATGTTGCCATACGCCTTTCAGAGGAGATCGGGCCGATTTTAAGCCATGATCAGGTTTTGATGGATTTATGCTCTCTCAAAGAGACTGTTTTGAAAAGCATGCTGCGTTTTACGCGGGCTCAGGTTATTGGAATACATCCTTTGTTCGGCCCTTTTACAGATTCGATAAAAGGGCAGAATATTATTGTATGCCCCGGCAGGGGAATCAAATGGCTAAAATGGCTTGAAGATGAACTGCGGGAAGGGGGGGGCGTGGTTACCCGTATGGATCCGGTTACACACGACAGGAATATGGCTGTTGTCCAGGGGCTTACCCATCTTTTAACCGTTTGCATGGGTAGAACTCTTCAAAAAATGAACATGCCTCCTGATGAGGTAATATTGTATTCAACCCCTGTTTTCAGGCTGAAAATCAATCTGATAGGCCGTCTTTTTTCGCAGGATCCTGCTCTTTATGCAAGCCTGATCGGCGAAAACAGACATGTTGAAGATGTGCTGGCAACCTTTATGTCTGTCATGGATGAAGCAAAGGAATCCCTTCTGTCCGGCCGGAAGAGTGAGGCAATAGCTTATCTAAATGATATCCGCAGCTTTCTTGGCGGTTTTTGTCAGGATGGCCTTGATGAGAGTAATAAAACCTTAAATACTCTCTACAGTAAATAG
- the aroC gene encoding chorismate synthase: MPGNSFGKLLKITTWGESHGKGVGVVIDGCPPKIRLDEEIIQNMLDRRRPGGSPASTARKEPDRAVIMSGLFEGMTTGTPIMIMIYNKDADSKAYEKYVELFRPGHGDITYVAKYGIRDWRGGGRASARETVARVAAGAVAKAILDRGKIKVVAYTIELGKVKAKKRDMGVIDRNMFCCPDMDAAEKMEKRVISVKKEGDSIGGIVEILAKGVSPGLGEPVFDKLDAELAKALMSIGAVKGVEIGSGFKAAAMKGSENNDPITPRGFSTNNAGGILAGISNGDDIVIRVAVKPIPSIKIEQDTIDRSGNARTISTTGRHDVSAIPRINVVCEAMVSLVLADHLLRQRAIQ, translated from the coding sequence ATGCCTGGAAACAGTTTTGGAAAATTATTAAAAATAACGACATGGGGCGAGTCGCATGGAAAAGGTGTCGGGGTTGTCATTGACGGATGCCCTCCGAAGATACGGCTTGATGAGGAGATCATCCAGAACATGCTTGATCGCAGACGACCAGGCGGGTCGCCTGCCAGCACTGCCAGAAAGGAGCCGGACAGAGCTGTTATCATGTCAGGCCTGTTTGAAGGCATGACCACCGGTACTCCTATAATGATTATGATTTACAATAAAGACGCGGATTCAAAAGCTTATGAGAAGTATGTAGAGCTTTTTCGGCCAGGTCATGGGGATATAACATACGTGGCCAAGTACGGAATACGTGACTGGCGCGGAGGAGGCAGGGCGTCTGCGCGGGAAACAGTGGCAAGGGTGGCTGCCGGAGCTGTTGCAAAGGCTATTCTTGACAGGGGGAAAATCAAGGTTGTTGCTTATACTATTGAGCTTGGCAAAGTAAAGGCTAAAAAGCGGGATATGGGCGTGATTGACCGAAACATGTTTTGCTGTCCTGATATGGATGCTGCTGAAAAGATGGAAAAACGGGTTATAAGCGTAAAAAAAGAGGGTGATTCAATAGGAGGAATTGTGGAAATCCTGGCAAAAGGGGTTTCACCTGGCTTGGGAGAACCGGTATTTGATAAGCTTGATGCAGAACTGGCAAAGGCCCTGATGAGCATCGGGGCGGTCAAGGGGGTGGAAATCGGTTCCGGTTTTAAAGCCGCGGCCATGAAGGGTTCTGAAAATAATGATCCCATAACCCCCAGAGGCTTTTCCACAAACAATGCCGGCGGTATTCTGGCAGGCATATCCAATGGAGATGATATTGTAATACGTGTTGCCGTTAAACCGATACCTTCTATAAAGATTGAGCAGGATACAATCGACCGGTCAGGAAATGCGAGAACCATTTCAACAACAGGGAGGCATGATGTTTCAGCAATACCGCGTATTAATGTCGTATGCGAAGCAATGGTATCACTTGTGCTTGCTGATCATCTGCTAAGACAAAGGGCTATCCAATGA
- a CDS encoding shikimate kinase, giving the protein MMNIYLTGYRCTGKTSVGKSLAQALEWSFIDADLELVARYGMTIAEIVSKEGWGSFREKEKAVLRRLSLLDKHVVATGGGVILDIENVEQMKKSGTIIWLKATPETIKERILQDQNTEDLRPSLTSKGLVEEIEETLLARKPLYESAMDFSIDTDNRGIDDICSTIMGKLGE; this is encoded by the coding sequence ATGATGAATATATATTTGACAGGATATAGATGCACAGGCAAAACTTCTGTAGGGAAATCTCTTGCTCAGGCCCTTGAATGGTCATTTATTGATGCTGATCTGGAACTGGTTGCCAGGTATGGTATGACGATTGCTGAAATTGTATCAAAAGAGGGATGGGGTTCGTTTCGCGAAAAGGAAAAGGCTGTCTTAAGGAGGCTGAGCCTTCTTGATAAACATGTGGTGGCAACAGGAGGCGGCGTAATACTCGATATTGAGAATGTAGAGCAGATGAAAAAGAGCGGAACGATTATCTGGTTGAAAGCAACGCCCGAAACCATTAAAGAAAGGATTCTGCAGGATCAAAACACAGAAGATCTGCGTCCCTCTTTAACATCAAAGGGCCTGGTTGAAGAGATCGAAGAGACTCTTCTGGCCCGGAAGCCGCTTTATGAAAGCGCAATGGATTTTTCTATTGATACGGATAATCGCGGTATAGATGATATATGCAGCACGATCATGGGGAAGTTGGGAGAGTAA
- the aroA gene encoding 3-phosphoshikimate 1-carboxyvinyltransferase has protein sequence MIEIKSQNIKKSVEVAVPGSKSYTHRILIAAALSDGICTLRNCLKSDDTLLTLNALRQLGVMIEECENRIEVHGTSGVLKPCGDPVYLGNSGTSMRLLTGVAALGDGIYTLTGTERMFERPIRDLLDGLSQIGVFARSVNKNGCPPVEIRGGKLKGGALSLKCKISSQYLSSLLLIAPYTEDGLEITVTEGPVSRPYVDMTVDIMARFGVKVVRDGYKRFTIHGRQAYRAGSYMVEPDCSQAGYFWAAAAITGSRIKVKGITKMSRQGDVRFTEVLEAMGCRIFHEKDGIAVSGGPVSAVEVDMADMPDIVPTLAVVAAFAKGTTIIKNVAHLKAKESDRLAAVVNELSKMDIKASCTDTGLVINGGKPCGAVIDTYGDHRIAMSFALAGLKVPGIVIKDERCVEKSFPDFWNVFERLYE, from the coding sequence ATGATTGAGATAAAATCGCAAAACATAAAAAAGAGCGTTGAAGTCGCGGTTCCCGGATCAAAGAGCTATACGCACAGGATTCTGATCGCAGCGGCTCTGTCTGATGGAATCTGCACTCTGCGGAACTGCCTGAAAAGCGACGACACCTTGCTTACCCTGAACGCTCTCAGACAACTTGGCGTTATGATAGAGGAATGTGAGAACAGAATAGAGGTGCATGGGACAAGTGGGGTGTTAAAGCCGTGCGGCGATCCTGTCTATCTTGGAAATTCCGGAACATCCATGCGCCTTTTAACCGGAGTAGCCGCGCTTGGAGACGGGATATACACGCTTACAGGTACAGAGCGCATGTTTGAAAGGCCGATTCGCGATCTTTTAGATGGTTTAAGCCAGATCGGAGTTTTTGCCCGCAGCGTTAACAAGAATGGATGCCCTCCGGTTGAGATAAGAGGAGGAAAACTAAAAGGCGGCGCTTTGTCGCTGAAATGCAAGATAAGCAGCCAGTATCTTTCTTCCCTTCTTTTAATAGCGCCGTATACAGAAGACGGTCTTGAAATAACCGTTACAGAGGGGCCTGTTTCCAGACCATATGTGGATATGACCGTTGATATAATGGCAAGGTTCGGGGTTAAGGTCGTGCGTGATGGATACAAGCGGTTTACTATACATGGCCGGCAGGCATACAGGGCAGGTTCGTATATGGTGGAGCCGGATTGCTCACAGGCAGGATATTTCTGGGCTGCTGCCGCCATAACCGGATCAAGGATCAAGGTTAAAGGGATTACAAAAATGTCACGGCAGGGTGATGTCCGTTTTACAGAAGTACTTGAAGCAATGGGGTGCAGGATATTTCATGAAAAGGACGGAATTGCCGTTTCCGGCGGGCCTGTTTCTGCGGTTGAGGTTGACATGGCTGACATGCCGGATATAGTTCCGACACTGGCTGTTGTCGCGGCTTTTGCCAAAGGTACGACAATTATAAAAAACGTGGCGCATTTAAAGGCAAAGGAGAGTGATCGCCTGGCCGCTGTGGTTAATGAGCTTTCAAAGATGGATATCAAGGCAAGCTGCACTGATACCGGTTTGGTCATCAATGGCGGCAAGCCTTGCGGCGCCGTGATTGATACATACGGAGATCATAGAATAGCCATGAGTTTTGCGCTTGCAGGGCTTAAAGTCCCCGGCATTGTCATCAAAGACGAAAGATGCGTTGAAAAGTCCTTTCCTGATTTCTGGAATGTTTTTGAAAGGTTATATGAATGA
- a CDS encoding shikimate dehydrogenase yields the protein MIDSNTSLYAVLGDPVSHSLSPVMHNSAFVHTGFNGVYLAFNVKGGDLASAISGIKALGIKGASVTIPHKVEVIKFVDNIDEKAAKIGAVNTIVNRDGKLFGYNTDCLGATNALLEKTGIKDKDVVILGSGGAARAIGFGIVSEGGRLTILGVLKDEGENLANELGVNYYHPSELGNIDCQILINATPVGMTPDTKAMPIQREDLNKDMVVMDIVYNPIKTRLLKEAEDLGCITVDGASMFVYQGAAQFEMWTGEKAPVDIMRTTVLDVLGK from the coding sequence ATGATTGATTCAAATACATCTTTATATGCAGTGCTTGGAGACCCTGTGTCTCACAGCTTAAGCCCTGTCATGCATAATAGCGCTTTTGTTCACACTGGCTTCAACGGAGTATATCTTGCGTTTAACGTAAAAGGCGGAGATCTGGCTTCCGCAATCAGTGGAATAAAGGCGCTTGGCATAAAGGGCGCCAGCGTCACAATACCTCATAAGGTAGAAGTGATAAAATTTGTTGATAATATAGATGAAAAAGCCGCAAAGATCGGCGCGGTTAATACCATTGTTAACAGAGACGGCAAACTTTTTGGTTATAATACAGATTGTCTTGGTGCTACAAATGCATTATTGGAAAAGACAGGCATTAAAGATAAGGATGTGGTTATTCTCGGTTCCGGCGGGGCTGCGCGTGCAATAGGCTTTGGAATAGTATCAGAAGGTGGAAGATTAACGATATTAGGTGTTTTAAAAGATGAAGGAGAAAACCTGGCAAATGAACTTGGGGTTAATTATTACCATCCTTCAGAGCTTGGGAATATTGATTGCCAGATCCTGATTAATGCGACTCCTGTCGGAATGACACCGGATACAAAGGCAATGCCGATACAAAGAGAAGACTTAAACAAAGATATGGTAGTCATGGATATTGTTTATAATCCAATAAAAACCCGCTTGTTAAAAGAGGCCGAGGATCTTGGCTGCATTACCGTGGACGGTGCTTCAATGTTTGTATATCAGGGGGCTGCTCAGTTTGAAATGTGGACCGGAGAAAAAGCGCCTGTCGATATAATGAGAACGACTGTGCTGGATGTTCTCGGAAAATGA